In Euphorbia lathyris chromosome 2, ddEupLath1.1, whole genome shotgun sequence, the sequence TATTTTAATAGTTTGAAAAACATGTGGGATGAATTTTTTCTTAACCATCAAAAGATACACTGCATCTTGTGGTGAGCGGCGTATCAGAGTTCACACTACTGCAGTTCCAGTAGTTGCAGATTTGGGGGAGATGTACCGCCACGCTGACACTGGTGCCATTGTTTCTTTGTTTTGTAGGTTAGGTAGGTCTAAATTGGATCCTATGTTAGCACTGATCGTACTTCCTAATATTGACTTAAAACATCATGATGTTTTTAATCAACTAAAATAATTTGCAGCAATTGAAAAAACATTATCCCACAAACTGGAAGATGCACGAAATGCTGTGCAGCAAAGGATTGTGAAGGCTTTCAGAGAATATAGAAGTCTCCATGCTGTGCAGCATCGCTTGGGAGGGCGAATGATCTTTCCAGAGTCTCTAAAGTTTTTGCCTTTGTATGGATTAGCACTTTGTAAATCAACGCCTCTCCGAGGAGGGTACATAGATGTTCAGCTTGATGAACGCTGTGCTGCAGGATTTACGATGATGGCATTACCTGTTAAAAAATTGTTGAAACTCTTGTACCCCAGCTTGATTCGAGTGGATGATTATTTATTGAAGGTAATGCTACTTTCACGCTGTTAATGTAGGCATATGTAATATTCAATGATACATGCCATTATGATGTGTTTCAGCCTTTCTCCAAAGCGGATGAATTCAAAAACATTATAAAGAGGCTACCATTGACTGCAGAGAGCTTAGATTCTAGAGGCCTTTATATATATGATGACGGTTTTCGCTTTGCTTTATGGTTTGGGAGAATGCTTTCACCTGATATTGCTATGAGTCTACTTGGACCAGATGCTGCAGCTGAGTTATCGAAGGTATTTTGCTGTTGCCACCAGAAATTGTATTGTTGCTATTGGGATTCTTGAAGTACAAATTTAACATGAGCCATAAACCAATAACTAAAAATGTTTTCTTTTTAACTTTGAGTGTCTTAcatataatttctttttaagaATCTTTGGACATTGATGTCTAGGAAATTATATCAAAGGTAGGAGAGGATAGAACAAGTAAATATTGAAGATGGTATTTATGTCATTGTTTTCTAATCatctaagaaaaaaaaatttggtagTTGATACAATTTATATGGATCCCTCCAAACTCTTTGGAGTAGAAAAGAAAACAGAGAgtaaaaaaaggaagaaatagGAAAGGGAagaatttattttctttcttactaagatttttactattttttttcacatccctaTGCATCGATGTTATTTCTGCCGCTCTTTTCTCAAGTTGTCCTTTTGTTTCCTTATTGCTCTGTTACAAGGCTACACTTGACTTTCTGTGATGCCAATAATCAGGTTACACTCAGAGCGCTTGAAACTGAAACGTCAAGAAAGTTAATGGACATGCTTAAGAAGTTAAGAGAGAGTGATAATTCTTATTATCAACTGTGCCATCTTGTGAGGCAAGGTGAACAACCCAGAGAAGGCTTCCTTCTCCTCTCAAACCTTGTGGAAGACCAAATCGCTGGTTCGAATGGCTATGTTGATTGGATTATTCTAATACATAGACAAATCCAGCAAAATGCATAACTTGCAGGTACCAAGATTTCATACCAATTGCATAGTGAGACTACTTTTACAAGTGATACCAATGTAAATCACATAACACGATAACCCATTTGTGTTTGCAGTTGTCAATTTTGACATTTTCATTTGACAGGATTTTATCAGGGATGTCTGCCCGATTTGTGGAACGATCAACTTCAAAAATAAACCAACTGGTCAAATGTTCCCTTCAGTAGAGATGGGTTCTGAAACAACAATTTATTCAGCCCTTCACCAGATCAAACGACTAGAACGAGATGCACTTGAGCAATTGCTTTGGTGCCCGAGTTTTCAACTTTGGAAAACAAAACcagatcaattttttttttttttgtatttgatgatagctGAACAATAATTAGCAATTTTTATAGTCGTGCTATAATCTCGGTTTCTTTTTTCTGAGTAGAAATTTGGAACTTTCGTCGGCCATTTGTCTGCGTTAGACTGGTGTTATCTACTGTTTACATTATTGTTGCAgaaccttttattttattttattttattcttttgtcCAAAAAGAAACAATGTAAGCTGAATATTGGAAGGAAATCCTTGCTTTGCGATATTGACATTGCGAGCAtggtagattttttttttttttttttttttttttttttgtattttatgaAGAATATTAATTTGGTTGAGGTTGAGTCCTTGTAACAATTTGGTTGAGAATGTTTGAGATTTTATTCCCTTTTGTTTTTCTGCTGTTTAACTGATGATATTTGCCTTTATTAAAAGTAATCACTTTTTGTGATAAATTTTGTGCTAATGTTCTCCTTTCATTTTTCCCGTCAACTGCAAAGAGGTTGATAGAATCTATTACATCTTATTAAGGTTATTGGAggatattaattattattattccaaaCGATCTAATATTCTTTAAATGATagaaattttatttcaattttactgttgaaaggataagggtagaaatggagtaggtattcttattgatagggagtatattgatgatgtaatagcggtgtctaggaagagcgatagaattatgagtgttaagctagtgataagAGAtaaggttgtgaatgtcattagtgcatatgcgccacaaataggattagatgtctctataagacaagctttttgggaggacttagaggaagtggtgcaacaggttcctagggatgaaaaaatggtactggggtgatctcaatggacatatgggttctaggcgagatgggtttgaaagtgttcatggagggtatggttttggagataagaatgaagcatgaaatgatattttggaattcgcatcagcctatgacttgagtatcatgaacacatggtttatgaagagaacattccacttagtgacttatcggagtggcagtaatgcgagccaaattgacttcttcttagtaaggagtgcttggagaaagagttatattgattgtaaggtgatccctggtgagagtacgacaacccaacatagagtagtggtgcttgattttcaaagtaggaaatgtataagaaaacaaacaccacaagtagagactaagattaagtggtggaaattgcaaggggagaatcaacaaaaatttgtggatgagatgaccaaaaaagatgtttggacttgtaatatggatttagatatagattcgatatggactaagatggagcatagtataagggaagtcgcgaaggaagttctaggggaatctaaagatagcatgccaccgggtaagaacacatcttggtggatagaagaagtacgacaagcagtagagagtaagcgagaatcctataaaatattggggaaatgtaggagtgatgagaactacgaaaaatacaaagaggctaaaagggaagtaaagaaggtcatacgagatgctagagcaaaggtgaatcgggatctgtatacaagattggatacgaaagaaggggaaaaagacatatatagaattgctcggatgagagataggaagacgcgagatctcggaaaagttaaatgtgtgaaggatgtggaccagaaagtcctagttggagataaggatatcaaggaacgatggaggtcctattttgatgacttatttaatggagatcgcagacaagatgttggagatataagtatccatcacgatatgataaatcatgaatgcctgcggagaattcaaaagggtgaagtcaaaatggcattaagtaagatgaagttgaagaaagcagtaggacctgatggcatccctattgagatttggagatgtttgggagaaagaggaatcgaatggttgacgacgttcttcaacaaaatttggagaaacaataagatgccatcagaatggaggaaaagtatcttaatccctttgtataagaacaaaggcgatgtccaagattgtgccaactatcgggaaGGTACTCTTTGATTTCATTTTTCACCTCCCAAAATCGATTGCGATTGTATCTCGTcttcacatttatttatttttgatgtTTGAGATCGCCTCTGTCAAGAGTTGTGGTTTATCTTaagagtgatcgaacaaaggctaaggaggacggtgaagatctcggaaaaccagtttgacTTTATGCtaggaagatcaactatggaagccatccatctaatgagacaattaatggagcactatcgaaataagaagaaagacttgcatatggttttcattgacttggagaaagcatatgataaggtaccaatggaagtactttggtgggcattgataaggaaagacatttcgcggaaatatattgacatcataaaggacatgtatgagggagcatgcacgagtgtacgtactagtgttgggaagactgaagagtttcctattacgattggagtgcatcaaggttccgcactaagtccatttctttttgccatcgttatggatgaactaacaagttcacttcaagatggtacaccatggtgcatgctgtttgcagatgatattgtgttggttgatgagacgaaagaaggagtggagaggaagttggaactatggagacaaactctagaatctagaggctttaagttgagctgaagtaagacagaacatttggagtgtaagtttagcggccataggagtaaggaggcagggacaatcaccctagatgggagagttgtccaggcctcggattgcttccggtatttaggatctattatccaaacggatggagaagtagatggagatgttgctcataggattaaagctggttggtcgaagtggaagagtgctacgggtttcctttgtgaccccggcatgcctaatagattgaagggaaaattctaccggacggcaattagaccagcattgttatatggtacggagtgttggactatgaaacactgccacatccataagatgtcggtggcggagatgcgtatgttgagatggatgtgtggtcatacgagaaaggatcgggtgaataatgaaataattaggacaaaagtaggggttacatctattgagaataaaatgagagaaaaccgactaaggtggtttggccatgtgagacgtagagcgcttgatgcgccggttaggagaaccgaagagtggcaaagggatgtagtggtgagggggtaggggaagacctaagcaaacttgaaggagggtgatcgagattgatatgagtttactgggaattgaggaaaatatggtagtggataggacagagtggagggagcgaatttgtgtcgctgacacgacttgatttcacggttttatatgatggttcatgttagccgaccccgaatcatttcgggactaaagctttgttgttgttgttgttgtttactGTTGTAGTAGAAAGTTTAGCCAGTATAATTTCTTGAGATATGGTGAATTGAGCAAGGATTTTTACCATGGTGGCAAACCGTTTTGTACTGATAAAAGataaattgattttatttagtaatttaaaagtaaaattgagtataaaatgatgcaattttgtTCCTAACAGCAGTCAATAGCAAATTTGCTTGTTGACAAGTTGAatccattttaaaaataattcatcaaattgtcttttaggttatgaatattgtcatctaaaCTTTAGATGTGCGTCATTTTAGCATTCATTAATAACTGATCATAAACATAttattagacgtgaaaaaaaattaaaagatatactgtcttttgtacgagttggaccaAAAGATTCAAATATTtcgtcgaatttataaatattaatctcctaACTctattagggtaaattacatatgtagtgtacaacatttacctattttcacactttggtgtacaaccaaaattttttcACACTAAAATATACAACTTTCTGGttacctcccactaaagtgtacaccaggtaaaaatgaccggtcaacccagTCAACATGTCAAATCATCAATTTTTAATCCATATTTTAATGAAAATGGGACCCATTTACCTTCTTCAACCTTATATcttatctttattttctctctctttcatttttatctcattttcactttctctctctaactctcctctctctctctctaattctccatttctctctctccctTTACACCCAGAAGCTTCGgtcaataataatattatttaataaatgcAGATAAATAAGACAGTGTACTTCACGGAATAAACAGCTACAAAACATCACTTCGTCCCtaaccaaaaacaaaaaagcaTCATGTTTAGCCGACGAAATCCCGACAAATTAGAAGACCAGCCGTGTTCAAGTAGCAGCTCAGTTCAGTTATCCGGTACCCTGACTTGCTCGATAAATGCGGAATCGACGTTAACCATACCACAGACGGTGCCGTTTTACCTGTCTGTGTACCCAAATTAGTCCCTACTCTTGTTCTCACTAACCTTACTCATTACCTCAGTATGCTAAGTTTGTAAATGATTCGAAGTTTACGGGTGCGGGCATCGGGTCGGAAGATGATTGGATGGTGATGGTTTTGAGCACTAATTCTCTCGGCTGGTACTTTTGCCGCTGGTAATAGGTTGATTTCTGGAATTGGGGTTGGGGCTTTGTTTGTGTTTCTAATGTGTTAGAAAAGATGGttttttaattagttaaatGTTTTagtattttgtgttttttttatttgagaaaaaagaATGGATTAGGATGGAATTTGCCATCTTTTACACCCTGAATCCTAAAATGATGGATGAATTCGCCAATATGAAGATGATGTACATTTTTAgattatttaattcagtttttaCCCCAAGAGAGAAAAtggagaattagagagagatgagagttagagggagaaaatgaaaatgagagagatgagagttagagagagaaagtgaaaatgagataaaaattgaggagagagaaaataaaaatgaagatataaggttgaggaagatgggtGAGTCTCATTTTCATTAAAATATGGGTTAAAAATTGATGAttggtcatttttacctgatgTATACTTTAGTGGAAGGTCACCAGAAGattgtacattttagtgtgaaaattttttggttgtacaccaaagtgtgaaaacaggtaaaagttgtacatcacgtatgtaatttacctaaCTCtattactaaattataaaaattatgaaatctttatttttagaaccaactgatatgcaattagcgtataataaagaacaaaatatttgtgttttataatgatgtcttAAACTGATCAAACTTGCCAATTTTAGGGGTAATGTTGCTTTTAGTTGCCactgttatgagtaaaatttcACTGTTTTAGACGTTAgcagtaaaattactcctgacaataaacgttaggagtatttttacattttatccATATTGTCAAAAACCACGTTAGATAAATCGTTTTATTTCCCCCATATTTGTATAGCTAACTAATTTacaaaagggttaaggtgcaaaaatacccctaacgttttgggtcaggagcaattttacccctaacatctaaaatggtgcaattttacccctaacctttctaaccaagagcaattttacccctaacgttaataatttgggtcaatttcagacattattatagaacacatatatttttgttctttattttgcacaaattgcatatcaattcattctaaaaaaaggatttcatgttttttgtaatttaataatagaattgagggttaaggtgcaaaaatacccctaacgttttgggtcaggagcgattttacccctaacgtctaaaatggtgcaattttacccctaacgtttgtacccaagagcaattttacccctaacattgataaattgggtcaatttgataaataattcatcaaactgtcgtCTCATCCTTGAatattatcatctacacttcatacgcgtgtcattttatcagtaacaaatcacaaacatatgttgggatgtgaaaaaaatataaaaaatataaaaaaatataatgtcttttgtacgaattagacaaaaaaattcaaaaaaatcaccgaatttataaatattaatctccaattctattattaaattacaaaaaacatgaaatcctttttttagaatgaattgatatgcaatttgtgcaaaataaagaacaaaaatgtATGTGTtctataataatgtctgaaattgacccaaattattaacgttaggggtaaaattgctcttggttacaaacgttaggggtaaaattgcaccattttagacgttaggggtaaaattgctcttgacccaaaacgttaggggtatttttgcaccttaaccctagaattgaagattaacatttataaattcggtgaatttttttgtctaattcgtacaaaagacattatttttttttattattttttttcacatcccaacatatgtttgtgatttgttactgataaaatgacacgcgtgtgaagtgtagatgataagattcatggcTAAAACGacagtttaatgaattatttatcaaattgacccaatttatcaacgttaatggtaaaattgctcttggatacaaacgttagggggtaaaattacaccattttacaATTGATTAGCTTAAAGTattcaaattgaaaaatttgaaaCTCAATCAATGAAAAGCAAAAAGTCATAGATTTAAGAggaaattacataaaaaaaacagattttaatttttatttacatttatgaaaatcatttttatatattttatcattatacgattttaaatcttaaaatatcagaatgtcacaactttaattttattttcgtCAACTTTTCAGTTAGTTACTTAttaaaaaaacagtttttttttttttaaaaaaccacTAGATTTGAcgttttaataaatttatttaaaggagtgagacacttgtaaataATCTATCAATCTGACTATTGTGGGGATAAACATGAAGTGACAGATGTAAAATACACAAGGTATGGGGATAAACATAAATGTTAAAAATCTATGTCAAATGAGTAGGTATATTTAAGGAGAAAATATAATTAGTGCAATTACACCCTCGGACAACATGaaagggcccgtttgttttacctactgtttgctgttgttgtttactggttgctgttggaaaatgttgtttttccaaaaagcagagattctctgttgtaaaaggttgattttcaggtgtaaaaggcaaacaagaggtcattaaccaaacacttaatgctgcttttcaactgtaaaaggcaaaccggagaagtctaaccaaacacctaaaactctgccttttaaaataaaaaggcaaacatgaggaggtgaaaagtaggtaaacaaacaccccgAAGTGTGCAACTGCATTTGGTATTTTAGACTCTCTGAAGGGAGTTTAGTTCAAACATCAGAATCAATTGGAATCAGAATCTTTAAGAAATCAGGACTGACTATTTATTTCAGAGGCAGATAAATGATTTCGATTTCCTCTTCCATTTCCAATTTCCAGTTTCTGCACCGTACACCACCTCTTCGGGAATAGGTATCATTCAATTGTTCTCCCCCTATTGAATCTGTTTCTGTTGTTTTTCCGCATTACTTTTACTACGATGAACCATTTAAATAGCGGTCAAATTGGAGATTGGGAAGAGGCATTAATTCGATTCGAAACAGCAATTGCCTCAGGAACTGAGGCTACGCGATTAAATGCTGTAATTAGTTTAATCCATCTCTCGAAACAAGCACCAAATCATATACTTGTTAAAACCATACCAATACTTGCCAATCTTCTTCTCTGTACCAATTCAATCGATTCAATTCACCCCATTCAAGAAGCTGCTGCATCTTGTTTGAAGCGTATTGCTTATAAAGGTGAAAGCTTGTTGGCAGCAGAGATTGCTCAATCTGGTGCCCTAAATTCTGTATTAACCTTGTTGCCGCGAACCAACAACGGTTTTCACAGagttttgataaaattaattaggGTTCTTGTCAATTTCGATAATGGGAGTCGTTCTATGATAGCTAGGAGTGGTGGGTTGGAGATTATTTTAGGTATGTTAAACTCTTGCCTGGAAAGGAACAGGCTTTACTTGTTGGAAATTTTGAGTGCATTAGCATTGTTGAGTGAAATCAGAAGGGTTCTTCCTAGATTAGGAGGGCTTAGGTTTCTAGTTGAGGCAGTTAGGTCTGGTAGTATGAAATCAAGAGAGAGAGCTTCTCAAGCAATAGGATTGCTCAGTGTTAACGCGCGTGCTCGGTCTATGCTTGTCGCATTGGGAGCGATTCCAGTTCTTGTCGAGTTACTTAGAGACGGGGATTGTGCAGCAAAACTTGTCGCGGGGAATTCTCTAGGTGTGGTTTCAGCTCATGTCGATTTCATTAGGCCCGTTGCTGAAGCTGGGGCTATACCTTTATATGCACAACTTCTTCAAGGATCTGATCCGTTCGGTAAGGAGATTGCAGAAGATGCATTTTGTATATTAGCTGTTGTGGAAGAGAATGCACTTGCTATTGCTGAACATTTGGTAAGGATCCTAAGAGAAGGCGATGGTGAAGCGAAAGCTGCAGCTTCTGATGTTTTCTGGGATTTGTCTGGTTACAAGCACTCAATTTCAGTTGTTAGAAACTCAGGCGCGATTCCAGGTCTGGTTGAGCTTTTGAGAGATGCAAATAGGGATATTGGAAGGAATGTTTCAGGGGCAATTGCTCAGTTAAGTTATAATGAGGCAGACCGTGTAGCACTTGCTGATGCTGGGGCAGTTCCCATTCTGGTTGAGTTATTGCAtaatgatgagttggaggaggaAAAGGAACGCTGTTGAGGCTCTAGTGAATTTTGCTGAAGATCCAGAGCTGCATAGTATAATATCTGAAGCAGTTGATGTAACTTTGTTCCAGAATATGCAGAACAGAATGGCTCGGTTGCGCGTTACGGATGAGCAGATGGCTAGATCGTTGAGACGAATGAGTGCCCA encodes:
- the LOC136219188 gene encoding LOW QUALITY PROTEIN: vacuolar protein 8 (The sequence of the model RefSeq protein was modified relative to this genomic sequence to represent the inferred CDS: inserted 2 bases in 1 codon) encodes the protein MNHLNSGQIGDWEEALIRFETAIASGTEATRLNAVISLIHLSKQAPNHILVKTIPILANLLLCTNSIDSIHPIQEAAASCLKRIAYKGESLLAAEIAQSGALNSVLTLLPRTNNGFHRVLIKLIRVLVNFDNGSRSMIARSGGLEIILGMLNSCLERNRLYLLEILSALALLSEIRRVLPRLGGLRFLVEAVRSGSMKSRERASQAIGLLSVNARARSMLVALGAIPVLVELLRDGDCAAKLVAGNSLGVVSAHVDFIRPVAEAGAIPLYAQLLQGSDPFGKEIAEDAFCILAVVEENALAIAEHLVRILREGDGEAKAAASDVFWDLSGYKHSISVVRNSGAIPGLVELLRDANRDIGRNVSGAIAQLSYNEADRVALADAGAVPILVELLHNDELEEXKRNAVEALVNFAEDPELHSIISEAVDVTLFQNMQNRMARLRVTDEQMARSLRRMSAQHLTWDPI